The DNA segment AATAAGTATGGTGTTAACAAGGACTCAAATAATAAGTATGGTGTTATCAAGGACTCAAATAATAAGTATGGTGTTAACAAGGACTCAAATAATAAGTATGGTGTTATCAAGGACTCAAATAAGTAGGTAAATACATCAATAAATaagtacattttaaaataaataaataatacctaAATACTAAAATACATTTGTAAATACTATAATAAATAAGTAAATACTATAATAAATAAGTAAATACTATAATAATTGTGTAAATACTGTAATAATAAGTAAATTTTAAAATAAATTTGTAAATActaaaataaataagtaaattCTAAAATAAATACGTGAGTAGACCTTTTTTGATTTTATTAGTCAACAACAATTattttaacaacaacaacaacaacaacaaaaaatcctctATATTTTGTATTATTGTACTGAAATGGCTTAAGAAAATCAATGTACTATCAATAATATGCTCAATGTTCATGTCCAACATGCTCAATGTTCATGTCCAAATCCTAACCGTCACCCTAATATGCTCAATGTTCATGTCCAAACCCTAACCGTCACCCTAATATGCTCAATGTTCATGTCCAAACCCTAACCGTCACCCTAATATGCTCAATGTTCATGTCCAAACCCTAACCGTCAccctaaaaaaacatttaaacattccTGTGTTCATACAAATACATTCACTCACCTCATACAGAGACTGTTTGAAGACCGGCGCGTTGTCGTTCTCATCCAGAACCAGGATCTTAACGAAGGTCTTAATGGCGAGACCTCTGGGGTTCCTGAGCACTACGGTCAGCTCGTAGTCCTGCCTCTGCTCGTGGTCCAGCGGCTCCGTCGTCTCTAACAGATACTCGTTCTTCAACCGTTTGTAAGGTGTCAGTCGGAACGGGCCGGATCCTTCAAGTAGACATTCCGTCCCTTGTCCTCTCTGGTCCGTGTTCGACACGGTGAAAAACGCGATTGGGGAAAACGGCGGTTCGGACTCCTTCATCGTGACCACGCCGTCTTTCTCCGCCGCAATGTAGCGCGGCATAATGACAGGCGGACCGGAAGCTACCCGGATCACGTGCACCGTCACCGTGGCGACGGCAGGGACGCAACCAGGTCCGTTCGCGAGGACAGTGAGTTTGTAGAACTTCCCGGTTGCGGTGTTGATCTGACCGGCCAGTTTGATCACCCCGGTAATCCGGTCCAGATGGAACAGGGCTCTAGCCTCCCGGGGAACGCGGTCGCTGTACGCATAGCTGATCACGGCGTTGGCGCCCTGGTCGGGGTCGAAGGCGTGTAACCTGGACAGGTGCTTTCCTTTAGTCGTATTCCCGTAGAGCGTCACGTTGACCTGTGATTCTGTGAACTGAGGACAGTTATCGTTGACATCAGTGATTATAATCCTCAACGTGGCAGTGCCAAGGAGAGGTGGTAACCCACCGTCCTCTGCTATAATATCCGTTATGTATTCCTCCTGTCGTTCCCGGTCCAGCTCGTCGGTCACGATGAGGAAGGGTGTCAGCTCACCCCCCTCGTTCTCCTCTACGTCCAGAGTGAACACCCCGAAGTCGTTGACCAGCCAGTAAGTCTGGACCCCGTGAAACCCCAGATCAGGGTCCGTCGCTGACTGCTCCACCGCGAACCTCGCGTTGACCTGGGTGTTCTCCGGGACGGAAACCCTAATCTCGCCCGTCGGGAAGCGCGGACGATTATCGTTAACATCCTCAACCAAGATTTTGACCTTAACCAGCTGGAAATACTGCTGGGGTAGAACGAACACATCCAGGGAGAGGACGCAGCCCTGGTTGTACTCCGAGGAGTCGGGGCAGAGCGTCTCCCTGTCGATCTCATTCCCAGACGTAAACAGCTGTCCCGTAGTGCTGTTCAGAGTGACATACTGATCACTGGGCTTCTTCTGGGGCAGATTGAATAAAACATGGGGATCGAGGGATAAATCCAAGTGTAAGTCGGAGCCCATGGACCCGATGAGTGTCCCCGACGGTAATCCTTCTTTTATCTTATAGACCAGCTCTTTGGCTTGGCTGAAATTAGCAAACAGCAGAGGGGGCTGGTGTAAAGGAGGAGTATACACAAACCCTGAAATGCAGACACAGTACAGAAACATGGGGGTTTAACAAATAGACTTCCAGACATGAGAGAATCAGTCTGGGGGGGGTGGGGGACGACGACGACAACAAACATGTTGACGATACAGTTATATTATGGAGTCAATAGCCGAGAATGTAAAGAAAATCACTTGATTAAATTAGACTTTCTAAACAGGCACATATAtgcttttttaaaaatgtttaaatacAAATGTTTTACTCTTTAACTCTTTAAATAATAACAAGTAGAACGTAGTCTAGGCTTTGAACCACAGACATTAAGATGTAttgaaaataacatacacgttacTACTCATCAATTACATGACGCACGTCGAAGTTGCCAGTTGATTTTAAGCGCAAGCCAACCTCTCATTTGACATTGaactatgttttttttttaaataaaaagctTTCTCtcttcattttttttttcataGAAAGACTACTTTTACAAGACTACAATGAGAAAAACACTTACCCACAGTACTCCTCTCGAGCTAAGTCCGGGTCCTGTTTTGTTGAACATGTTTATTCCACCTGGCTCGACGTGGTTTGACCTACAGACCGGAGCGGAGAGCCCGGAGCTAAACGCATCAGAGGTTTTTGTCGTGTGCTGAGTTGATCAGCGTAGCAGCAGCACATAGCCTCTGAGTTCGTTGCTGTCTTGTCGCCTTCTGAACTGAACAGAGTCATTCATCCCAACACTGAGTCAGGAACACGCCCACAATATGCAAATAACCCCCCTGACGGCAACCAATGAGATTAGACAGCCGCTGGGATGGGCAGGGAGAGGCGGTTCAAGGATCTTGCCTGTTTTTTTTTGCAGAgagagggattgtgtgtgtgtgagtgtgtgtgtgtgtgtgtgtgtgtgtgtgtgtttgtgtgtgtgagtgttcaaAACAGAGAGAAGAAGTACCCTTAGTAAGTAATAGTTGTGGTGTTTGGAGCCTGTTATTTCTGTAAATGATGAATT comes from the Oncorhynchus kisutch isolate 150728-3 unplaced genomic scaffold, Okis_V2 scaffold3667, whole genome shotgun sequence genome and includes:
- the LOC109888133 gene encoding LOW QUALITY PROTEIN: protocadherin-20-like (The sequence of the model RefSeq protein was modified relative to this genomic sequence to represent the inferred CDS: inserted 1 base in 1 codon), which produces MFNKTGPGLSSRGVLWGLCILLLYTSPLCCXANFSQAKELVYKIKEGLPSGTLIGSMGSDLHLDLSLDPHVLFNLPQKKPSDQYVTLNSTTGQLFTSGNEIDRETLCPDSSEYNQGCVLSLDVFVLPQQYFQLVKVKILVEDVNDNRPRFPTGEIRVSVPENTQVNARFAVEQSATDPDLGFHGVQTYWLVNDFGVFTLDVEENEGGELTPFLIVTDELDRERQEEYITDIIAEDGGLPPLLGTATLRIIITDVNDNCPQFTESQVNVTLYGNTTKGKHLSRLHAFDPDQGANAVISYAYSDRVPREARALFHLDRITGVIKLAGQINTATGKFYKLTVLANGPGCVPAVATVTVHVIRVASGPPVIMPRYIAAEKDGVVTMKESEPPFSPIAFFTVSNTDQRGQGTECLLEGSGPFRLTPYKRLKNEYLLETTEPLDHEQRQDYELTVVLRNPRGLAIKTFVKILVLDENDNAPVFKQSLYEVSVEENNPPNSFLTQLQATDQDSEARGEVIYTLGSDAPSIFLLERLTGVLTVSTSLDREEKQTYRFMVRAVDRGTPRRESIATVVITVLDRNDNSPRFINKDFTFFVPENFPGFGEIGVLSVTDADAGENGWVALSIVNGSDIFVIDAGRGALRARTPLDREQQGTYYLWIEAVDGGEPSLSCLTVVTVLLLDVNDNPPVVLFPQSNQSYMLVLPSTLPGTSITEVYAVDKDTGMNAVIAYSIIKRKGGEPGSFDIDPDTGNITLKRELSDRGLYSLLVKVSDHGQPEPLHSTVLVNLFVNETVSNESYIQSLLTGEEAEIQMEEKQWYVGKLTERPGREDLFPCQPLLIALSVTCLGLFCIAVTLTAYICCKKLKKWRKCQMKRLEVEMPLKVNGDDADRKRTEISNI